From Carnobacterium divergens:
TATAGAAGAAATCAACACTCATACACATTTTAACGTGACCTATGAGAAAGTCAAAAAAGGGCGTTCGATTGATTCTATTGTCTTTCATATCACGAAGAAACCAGTCGCACGAAATGACTTCTACAAGCTGGAAGAACAAGACCCTATTTANNNNNNNNNNNNNNNNNNNNNNNNNNNNNNNNNNNNNNNNNNNNNNNNNNNNNNNNNNNNNNNNNNNNNNNNNNNNNNNNNNNNNNNNNNNNNNNNNNNNTTGCTTTCCTTTAAAATGATTCATCGTCATTCCTCCTGCTATCTTTTTCTATTATTCTACCTTATTTGATAGTAGATTTAAAACTTTGCAACAGAACCCTATATTCGTTACAATGGTTATGGGAAGTTTTTCAAAAGATTAAGAAAAGCTTACGGGGGTTTTTGAAATCAAAAAGTAGTAGGGGACGATAAAATGAAACATACACACAAAATCATATTGGCTGTCACTTCTGTATGCACTGTTATTATTCTAGGTGTAAGTATCTTTTTTGTTACACAAGCAGTAACAAACAATAAATTAGAAAACACTAGTCAAACAACTCAACACTCAAGCAGCAGCTCAAAACCTGTTGAAGATAAACAAACGACGAAACAGCTTGATCAAGCAAAACAGCTTGCTGCAAGTTATCATTATGATGAAGCCATCGCCTTACTTGAAAAAGACGACGCCAAAGAAGCGCAACAATTGTTAGCAACTTTGAAAAAAGAAAAAGAATCCTTGGTAAAATGGGAAGACCCGACCAAAATCTCACACGTCTTCTTTCATAGTCTGATTGTTGATCCAGCTAAGGCTTTTCATACCCAGCAAGCACAAGGGTATAAAGATTATATGGTCACTATTTCCGAATTCAATAAAACCATTGATCAGTTATATAAAAATAACTATGTTCTTGTTAATCTAAATGGATTAGTCAAAAAAGGAACAGATGGAAAACTGACCTTTACAGGTGTTTCTCTTCCAGAAGGAAAGAAACCGTTAATTCTTTCGCAAGACGATGTCAGCTATTATGAATACATGGACAATTCAGGATTTCCAAGTAAGTTGATTGTCGATAAACAGAACCAAATCAAGAATATTTATATCGACAATAAGAAGGAAACTGTTGGTGACTATGATATGGTTCCATTGATCGATTCATTCATTAAAAAACATCCCGATTTTTCTTATCAAGGCGCCAAAGGAACATTAGCTTTAACAGGCTATAATGGTGTATTAGGTTACCGTACATCAAAATCAGAATATGGTGATAACGAAAAAACAAACAAAGAAATCGAAGCAGCCAAAAAAGTTGCTGATCAATTAAAGAAAGATGGTTGGAGTTTTGCTTCTCATACTTGGGGACACTTGAATATGACACAAGCTTCTTTAGCCGATATCCAACAAGATAATGAACGTTGGCAAAATGAAGTTGCACCTATTTTAGGCAAAACAAATATTTTGATCTACCCATTTGGCGCTGACATCAGCGATTGGCAACCTTATTCTGAAGCAAATCAAAAATTTGCTTACTTGAAACAACAAGGATTTGATATCTTCTGCAATGTCGATGCCTCAACTCCTGCATGGGGACAACTAGGAACTGACTACTACCGTAACGCCAGAATCAATATTGACGGTATCCGTTTCGAAGCTGACCTAAAAGGAGAAAATCCAATACTTGATCAATTTATCAACGTCAAAGAAGTGTATGACCAAAAAGATCGAGGATAGAGGTTGTGAAAGAAGCGTCCAGCTCCGAGCAAATAAGAACTAGATTTCTAAAATAGTTTCTCATATTTTGGAAATCTAGCGCTTATTGCTGAGGAGTTGCTTCTTGAACACCGTGGATAAGGTTATAACGAAGATAGTAGCCCACGGCTACAATAATCACATCCTGCTGAAATTGCTTTCCTTTAAAATGATTCATCGTCATTCCTCCTGCTATCNNNNNNNNNNNNNNNNNNNNNNNNNNNNNNNNNNNNNNNNNNNNNNNNNNNNNNNNNNNNNNNNNNNNNNNNNNNNNNNNNNNNNNNNNNNNNNNNNNNNTGCTTTCCTTTAAAATGATTCATCGTCATTCCTCCTGCTATCTTTTTCTATTATTCTACCTTATTTGATAGTAGATTTAAAACTTTGCAACAGAACCATAGTTTTCGTGCTGGTCGTCGCAGCTACACAATTTTCCAAGTTGGGAAAGCGACCTTGCTACGTGTGAGTGACGTCATGAAATTAAAAAAAACAGATGTCTTTAATCTTGATGGAACAGTCAAACAAACTGCATTTATTCATGATCAAAAAACTGGTAAGGGAAATACGTTATATTTAAAACCTGTCCAACAAGATTTAATGATTTATCATGCATGGCTCATCCAACAAAACATGAATTCAGAGTGGTTATTTCCTTCAACTTCTCGTCCTGATCGTCCTATTACCGAGAAACAGTTTTATAAGATTATGGCACGAGTTGGTGATCTTTTAGGAATTAACTATCTAGGAACGCATACCATGCGTAAAACAGGCGCTTATCAGGTCTATACCCAGTCAAACTATAATATTGGTTTAGTGATGCATTTATTAAACCATTCAAGTGAAGCCATGACCTTAACGTATCTTGGATTAGATCAAGCTAGTCGAGAAACGATGTTAGACCAAATTGATTTTGGGTAATGAATGTTTAGAACTTAGTAGTCGTCCAAAAACGACTACTTTTTTTGTTGAATCGTCCAAGGACGATTCGATGCTTTTGACTTGTAAGAACAGAATTGAATGAAGCCATACTGTTCGCATATTTTTAGTGGATGAACAAACAAAATACGAGAGATTTTTTGTTCGTTCATCCAAAAAGAGGGACGATTTCGGAAGAAGAAAATCGTCCCTCTTTTTCTTCTTTTTGTATGACAAAAAGAAAGATCTTTTGCCCATTTTATTTTTATAAAATGGGTAGGTGGCGTTTGCGTAAAGCAAATCGACACACTCCAAAGGGGATAAAAGGGGAAAGTGAAACTTCCCCCTTTTCAAGCCACATTGTAATACAAGAACGAAGTGCTTTGTATTACAATGTGATAGCTTGCAGTATTTATGGTTTTATATGGTCTATTTTGTTGTGAGGATTGTAACCGAATAGGGCGCAATGCTTATTACAAAATCAATGACAAAGGGCGATTGAGGAATGAGCGCTGAGGCATTTTATCTTTGAGGAAGTTCTTGATGGATCAGAAAAATATATCACAAATTGAAACAAAGACTCACTCATTTAAGAGATGCTACTATCATGAAATTTTGTTGTTGCGATAAGCAACTTCTGATACACGATTTTTAGCCATTACATCACTCGTTTTTAGAGTGATGTGTAAGTGCGCATTGCACATTGCACTCTTTTTTTACGAAACAAGCCGACCAGCGTTTGAAACTTTTTAGTTTTTCATCATTCTATTTTAAAACGTTCTAAAACTCGATTTAAGCGACTTTAATTCGAAACTGTCTATTTTGTTCAAAGGGAGCATTAAGAATGCTTAAACGAGCTTTTAAGTGGGTTTAAATTGATTTTGAATTGAATAGCTTGTTGTAAGTTGTAAAAAAACAAGTTAAACAAAGTATCGGTTTTCCATTTAAGGGTTGTTAGGGCTTGCCCTGACCGTCTGTAAGACGCTTGATTGCATGATATGAGTATTTAGCTAGTCAAACAGTTAAAACAGCTTATATGAGCAATTAGAGGGAATCCAATAAATTCCTAAAAGTGGTTTTGATCTTTTCTTTTAGCGAGTGAACGAAGTGAACGCTGCAAGTAAAATGTGAGCGTGGTTTTCGCTCACTCCTTTTTTTGATGACTTTGACCTTTGGTTTTAAATTTTTGAAAAAAATAAAAAATAGGCGAAGCCTATATTTATTTATCTTATATATTTTAATCTTTTATATCTTTTGCGTGGAAAAAAAGTCAGTGTTTTCAATGTAATTCGAGTTTATAGGTGTAGAAAAAACTGTGTATAGGTGTAGAAAAAACTGTGTATAGGTGTAGAAAAAACTGTGTATAGGTGTAGAAAACATTTGAAATACTACACTTGTTTTGATATAATAAAAACATGAAGAAAAAACTTTTTGCAGAGCATTTCTTCATGCTTAACCAAAATCACTCACAAAGGAGCAATTACTATGTCTATTATACCAAATAACAATGAATTAAACGAGAAAAAGGTGGTTTATCCCTTGAAAGAAATCGAAAAACGAAAAATCGTGGAGCATAACGACCTCATCACATCCGTTGCCAAAATGGATAAAGTTCCTTTAAAGATTTTTGAATTAGCCGTATCTTGTATTGATACGGACAATCCACCCAAAGACCATACGATTTTATTATCAAAGACTGAACTATTTGCTTTTTTTAAAGTATCTGACAACGACAAGCATAGTCGCTTTAAAGAAGCCATTGAAAAAATGCAAAAGCAAGCTTTTTTTCAGATTAAAGAAGTTAAGGGAAAAGGTTATAACATGAAAAGTATTGTTCCTATCCCTTTTGTAGAATGGAATAGCTACAATGACGAAGTAAAAATAGAATTTCATCGTGAAATTATGCCTTATTTGATTGAGCTGAAAGAAAAATTCACGCAATATGCTTTGTC
This genomic window contains:
- a CDS encoding polysaccharide deacetylase family protein, which codes for MKHTHKIILAVTSVCTVIILGVSIFFVTQAVTNNKLENTSQTTQHSSSSSKPVEDKQTTKQLDQAKQLAASYHYDEAIALLEKDDAKEAQQLLATLKKEKESLVKWEDPTKISHVFFHSLIVDPAKAFHTQQAQGYKDYMVTISEFNKTIDQLYKNNYVLVNLNGLVKKGTDGKLTFTGVSLPEGKKPLILSQDDVSYYEYMDNSGFPSKLIVDKQNQIKNIYIDNKKETVGDYDMVPLIDSFIKKHPDFSYQGAKGTLALTGYNGVLGYRTSKSEYGDNEKTNKEIEAAKKVADQLKKDGWSFASHTWGHLNMTQASLADIQQDNERWQNEVAPILGKTNILIYPFGADISDWQPYSEANQKFAYLKQQGFDIFCNVDASTPAWGQLGTDYYRNARINIDGIRFEADLKGENPILDQFINVKEVYDQKDRG
- a CDS encoding replication initiation protein yields the protein MSIIPNNNELNEKKVVYPLKEIEKRKIVEHNDLITSVAKMDKVPLKIFELAVSCIDTDNPPKDHTILLSKTELFAFFKVSDNDKHSRFKEAIEKMQKQAFFQIKEVKGKGYNMKSIVPIPFVEWNSYNDEVKIEFHREIMPYLIELKEKFTQYALSDLVDLNSKYSIILYKWLSMNYNQYEHYSNKGGRRAEQVESYRNPSILVKELRIMSDTVNEYKDFRNFDKWVLKKPIEEINKYTSFNVSYDKIKKGRSIDSIVFHITKKPVARNDFYKLEEQDPI